The following coding sequences are from one Gossypium raimondii isolate GPD5lz chromosome 4, ASM2569854v1, whole genome shotgun sequence window:
- the LOC105779962 gene encoding pentatricopeptide repeat-containing protein At3g58590, protein MSCYDFLKTQHRLLQLLKSSSAFPSLISTQSLHALAITFGPYASQPIFLFNNIISLYASLGHLPVARKVFDNMTNRNTVSFSSMITAYGKSGDLWAACELFSSMRSYGFLPTPYVLAGLLSSQALSLSGGVQLQALVVKNGLFFADSFVGTALLGLYGRYGCVSEALQAFDHMPRKSLVTWNSIISLCAHHGLVKDCMLLFRELQRVEASLSDSSFVGVLSGLKGELDLEFGEQIHGLVIKCGFDHEVTVTNSLINAYVKCAQICLAEKVFEGMRITDVVSWNTIIGALEKDEHPQKALGFFFQMSWEGMMPNHTTFVIIIASCSNLRIPMLGEYIHAKTIKKGFQSDVVVGSALVDFYVKCDKLQDSHRCFDGIREKNVVSWNALILGYASKFSSTAASLLLDMLHQGYRPNEFTFSAILKSSATIELKQLHCLIIRMGHEDNIYVLSSLMTSYAKNGFLSDALTFITDFGRPPSTVPSNIAAGIYYRVGQYHETIRLLSILEDPDIVSWNIVIAACARTGHYKEVFELFKHMQMIQIYPDNYTFVSLLSVCNKLCNLALGSSVHGLIIKTDYSLCDSFVCNLLIDMYGKCGCIKSAVKIFGGMVDKNLITWTSLISALGVHGYYHEALETFREMEFHGFKPDGVSLIAILTVCRHAGLVEEGMEFFRRVESDYGFEPKMEHYYCVVDLLARYGKLGEAEQIIASMPFPPDAIIWRNFLEGLKRHTTGENL, encoded by the coding sequence ATGAGCTGCTACGATTTCTTAAAAACCCAACACCGTCTCCTTCAATTACTCAAATCTAGCTCAGCTTTTCCTTCCCTTATATCCACCCAGTCTCTGCACGCCCTTGCCATCACCTTCGGCCCTTACGCCTCCCAACCCATCTTTTTATTCAACAATATCATCTCTCTGTATGCATCACTCGGGCATTTACCAGTGGCACGCAAAGTGTTTGACAATATGACCAACAGAAATACAGTATCGTTTAGTTCGATGATCACTGCCTATGGTAAATCTGGGGACCTCTGGGCCGCTTGCGAATTGTTTTCTTCGATGAGGAGTTATGGTTTTTTGCCTACTCCCTATGTGTTGGCGGGACTCTTATCGTCTCAGGCATTGAGTCTCTCTGGTGGGGTTCAATTACAAGCATTGGTTGTCAAGAATGGATTGTTCTTCGCAGATTCCTTTGTCGGTACTGCTTTGTTAGGTCTGTATGGAAGGTACGGGTGCGTTTCCGAGGCACTCCAGGCATTTGATCACATGCCGAGGAAGAGTTTGGTAACATGGAACTCAATTATTTCTTTGTGTGCACATCATGGTTTGGTTAAAGATTGTATGCTTTTGTTTCGTGAGCTCCAGAGGGTGGAGGCCTCTTTGTCTGACTCTTCATTTGTGGGCGTTTTGTCTGGCTTGAAAGGTGAGCTTGATTTGGAATTTGGAGAACAGATACATGGTTTAGTGATTAAATGTGGTTTTGATCATGAAGTTACTGTTACAAATTCTCTTATTAATGCATATGTCAAATGTGCGCAAATCTGCTTAGCAGAAAAAGTCTTTGAGGGGATGCGTATTACTGATGTTGTGTCCTGGAATACAATTATTGGAGCATTGGAAAAGGATGAACATCCTCAAAAAGCTTTAGGTTTCTTCTTCCAAATGTCCTGGGAAGGAATGATGCCAAACCATACTACTTTCGTTATTATAATTGCTTCTTGTAGTAATTTGCGGATCCCAATGTTAGGGGAATACATTCATGCTAAAACAATCAAGAAGGGCTTCCAATCTGATGTAGTTGTAGGTAGTGCACTAGTTGACTTTTATGTTAAATGTGATAAATTGCAAGACTCCCATCGATGTTTTGATGGTATACGTGAGAAGAATGTAGTTTCTTGGAATGCTTTAATTTTGGGCTATGCTAGTAAATTTTCGAGTACTGCCGCTTCTTTACTGCTAGACATGCTACACCAAGGTTACCGGCCTAACGAGTTTACATTTTCTGCAATTCTTAAATCTTCAGCGACCATAGAGCTAAAGCAGCTTCATTGTTTGATTATAAGAATGGGCCATGaagataatatatatgttttgagcTCCCTCATGACTTCATATGCTAAAAATGGTTTCCTGTCCGATGCCCTTACTTTCATTACAGATTTTGGAAGACCACCCTCCACAGTGCCTTCTAACATTGCTGCAGGAATTTATTATAGAGTAGGCCAATACCATGAAACTATAAGGCTGCTCTCCATTCTTGAAGATCCGGACATTGTATCTTGGAATATCGTGATCGCAGCTTGTGCTCGTACTGGCCACTATAAAGAGGTTTTCGAACTATTTAAACACATGCAAATGATTCAAATATATCCAGACAATTACACATTTGTAAGCCTTTTATCTGTGTGCAATAAACTTTGTAACCTGGCTTTGGGTAGTTCTGTTCATGGTCTCATTATAAAGACTGATTACAGTCTCTGTGACTCATTTGTTTGCAATTTACTCATAGATATGTATGGAAAATGTGGATGCATCAAAAGTGCAGTGAAAATCTTTGGTGGAATGGTGGACAAAAACCTCATAACCTGGACATCTCTGATTTCAGCCCTTGGAGTCCATGGTTATTATCATGAAGCTTTGGAAACATTCCGAGAAATGGAGTTTCATGGATTTAAGCCTGATGGGGTCAGTTTAATTGCAATCTTGACCGTGTGCAGGCATGCTGGATTAGTGGAAGAAGGCATGGAATTCTTCAGGAGAGTTGAAAGTGACTATGGGTTTGAACCCAAAATGGAACACTATTATTGTGTGGTAGACTTACTGGCTAGATATGGAAAACTCGGGGAAGCAGAGCAGATTATTGCCAGCATGCCATTCCCACCTGATGCCATTATATGGCGTAATTTCCTTGAAGGATTGAAGAGACATACAACTGGAGAAAATCTCTGA